A window of Apium graveolens cultivar Ventura chromosome 8, ASM990537v1, whole genome shotgun sequence contains these coding sequences:
- the LOC141679388 gene encoding ubiquitin-like-specific protease ESD4 yields the protein MDPYFMVLGKGHVKKIRKASRVGGDTLQRAWNKALRSFTGFSSATVGPSVLEADYIFIPCCVGDVHWVLFMFGTRRFEGLIIDSMNDEPDYREDIRVVSWLLPRLLHMVHPVEGLDPTSAEVLALPSRPKQRNSNDCGVYVMKYMDYFTQGYDLAEVPNWSQEEVDTFRYRIARELQLWKARGIPGIRMRRRHEAS from the exons ATGGATCCCTACTTCATGGTTCTTGGGAAAGGACATGTGAAGAAAATCAGAAAAGCATCGAGGGTCGGTGGAGATACATTGCAGAGGGCATGGAATAAAGCATTACGTAGCTTTACCGGGTTTTCCAGTGCTACTGTTGGTCCTTCCGTTCTCGAGGCGGACTACATATTCATCCCATGTTGTGTCGGAGATGTGCATTGGGTTTTGTTCATGTTCGGTACTAGACGATTTGAAGGTCTTATCATAGATTCAATGAATGACGAGCCGGATTATCGTGAGGATATACGAGTAGTG TCATGGTTATTGCCGAGGCTATTGCATATGGTACACCCAGTCGAGGGGCTTGACCCTACTTCAGCCGAGGTCCTAGCTCTACCGTCCAGGCCAAAGCAACGAAACTCTAATGATTGTGGTGTTTATGTGATGAAGTACATGGACTACTTCACACAAGGATATGACTTAGCCGAGGTACCGAATTGGTCGCAGGAGGAGGTGGATACCTTTAGGTATAGGATAGCTAGGGAGCTTCAGCTATGGAAGGCAAGGGGGATTCCCGGGATTCGTATGCGTAGGCGTCACGAAGCTTCGTAG